In one Gracilinanus agilis isolate LMUSP501 chromosome 6, AgileGrace, whole genome shotgun sequence genomic region, the following are encoded:
- the TMEM184C gene encoding transmembrane protein 184C isoform X1, whose translation MPCTWRNWRRWIRPLVVFLYLVALVVSLPLCVWELQKLEVGIHTKAWFIAGIFLLMTVPISFWGILQHLVHYTQPELQKPIIRILWMVPIYSLDSWIALKYPTIAIYVDTCRECYEAYVIYSFMGFLSNYLTNRYPNLVLILEAKDQQKHLPPFCCCPSWAMGEVLLFRCKLGVLQYTVVRPFTTIIALICELLGVYDEGNFSFKNAWTYLVIFNNVSQLFAMYCLVLFYKVLREELNPIQPVGKFLCVKMVVFVSFWQAAIIALLVKVGVISEKHTWEWQTVEAVATGLQDFVICVEMFFAAIAHHYSFSYKPYVQEAEEGSCFDSFLAMWDISDIRDDISEQVRNVGRTVLGHRTKKFFSDEEQNENTSLLSSSQDQISVASIPSSPLGHYQGFGHTVTPQTTPTSGSKMPDETYNTVTGGNEEPSPRYKSVAS comes from the exons ATGCCTTGCACCTGGAGGAACTGGAGGCGATGGATCCGGCCCCTCGTGGTGTTTCTCTACCTGGTGGCCTTAGTCGTCTCTCTACCCCTGTGCGTGTGGGAGCTGCAAAAATTAGAG gttgggATACACACAAAAGCATGGTTTATTGCTGGAATCTTTTTACTAATGACTGTACCAATATCTTTCTGGGGGATTTTGCAACATTTGGTGCATTACACTCAACCAGAACTCCAGAAGCCAATAATAAG GATACTTTGGATGGTGCCCATATACAGCTTAGATAGT tggaTTGCTCTGAAATATCCCACCATTGCAATCTATGTGGATACTTGCCGAGAATGCTATGAAGCTTATGTCATATATAGTTTCATGGGATTCCTTTCCAATTACCTGACTAACCGGTATCCAAACCTGGTATTAATCCTTGAAGCCAAAGATCAGCAGAAACATTTGCCTCCTTTCTGCTGCTGTCCATCATGGGCGATGGGAGA AGTATTATTGTTCAGATGCAAACTCGGTGTGTTGCAATATACTGTTGTCAGACCATTCACAACTATTATTGCCCT AATCTGTGAACTGCTCGGTGTATATGATGAAGGGAACTTTAGCTTTAAAAATGCTTGGACTTACTTAGTTATATTCAACAATGTGTCACAGCTG tttgcaATGTATTGCCTTGTGCTGTTTTATAAAGTGCTGAGAGAAGAGCTAAATCCAATTCAGCCTGTTGGCAAATTTCTTTGTGTAAAGatggttgtttttgtttccttttg GCAAGCAGCAATTATTGCCTTGTTGGTAAAAGTTGGTGTTATTTCTGAAAAGCATACCTGGGAATGGCAAACAGTAGAAGCTGTGGCTACAGGTCTACAA GATTTCGTTATCTGTGTTGAGATGTTCTTTGCTGCTATTGCTCATCACTACAGCTTTTCCTACAAACCCTATGTGCAGGAGGCAGAAGAAGGCTCATGCTTTGATTCCTTTCTTGCAATGTGGGACATTTCAGACATTAGAGATGACATATCTGAACAAGTAAGAAATGTTG GAAGGACTGTCCTGGGTCATCGtactaaaaagtttttttctgatgAGGAACAAAACGAAAATACAagtttattatcatcatctcaaGACCAGATTTCTGTTGCTTCTATACCATCTTCACCCTTGGGTCACTATCAAGGTTTTGGTCACACTGTTACACCACAGACTACACCTACCAGCGGTTCTAAGATGCCTGACGAAACCTACAATACTGTCACAGGAGGAAATGAAGAGCCTTCACCTAGGTATAAGTCTGTGGCCTCCTGA
- the TMEM184C gene encoding transmembrane protein 184C isoform X2, with protein sequence MTVPISFWGILQHLVHYTQPELQKPIIRILWMVPIYSLDSWIALKYPTIAIYVDTCRECYEAYVIYSFMGFLSNYLTNRYPNLVLILEAKDQQKHLPPFCCCPSWAMGEVLLFRCKLGVLQYTVVRPFTTIIALICELLGVYDEGNFSFKNAWTYLVIFNNVSQLFAMYCLVLFYKVLREELNPIQPVGKFLCVKMVVFVSFWQAAIIALLVKVGVISEKHTWEWQTVEAVATGLQDFVICVEMFFAAIAHHYSFSYKPYVQEAEEGSCFDSFLAMWDISDIRDDISEQVRNVGRTVLGHRTKKFFSDEEQNENTSLLSSSQDQISVASIPSSPLGHYQGFGHTVTPQTTPTSGSKMPDETYNTVTGGNEEPSPRYKSVAS encoded by the exons ATGACTGTACCAATATCTTTCTGGGGGATTTTGCAACATTTGGTGCATTACACTCAACCAGAACTCCAGAAGCCAATAATAAG GATACTTTGGATGGTGCCCATATACAGCTTAGATAGT tggaTTGCTCTGAAATATCCCACCATTGCAATCTATGTGGATACTTGCCGAGAATGCTATGAAGCTTATGTCATATATAGTTTCATGGGATTCCTTTCCAATTACCTGACTAACCGGTATCCAAACCTGGTATTAATCCTTGAAGCCAAAGATCAGCAGAAACATTTGCCTCCTTTCTGCTGCTGTCCATCATGGGCGATGGGAGA AGTATTATTGTTCAGATGCAAACTCGGTGTGTTGCAATATACTGTTGTCAGACCATTCACAACTATTATTGCCCT AATCTGTGAACTGCTCGGTGTATATGATGAAGGGAACTTTAGCTTTAAAAATGCTTGGACTTACTTAGTTATATTCAACAATGTGTCACAGCTG tttgcaATGTATTGCCTTGTGCTGTTTTATAAAGTGCTGAGAGAAGAGCTAAATCCAATTCAGCCTGTTGGCAAATTTCTTTGTGTAAAGatggttgtttttgtttccttttg GCAAGCAGCAATTATTGCCTTGTTGGTAAAAGTTGGTGTTATTTCTGAAAAGCATACCTGGGAATGGCAAACAGTAGAAGCTGTGGCTACAGGTCTACAA GATTTCGTTATCTGTGTTGAGATGTTCTTTGCTGCTATTGCTCATCACTACAGCTTTTCCTACAAACCCTATGTGCAGGAGGCAGAAGAAGGCTCATGCTTTGATTCCTTTCTTGCAATGTGGGACATTTCAGACATTAGAGATGACATATCTGAACAAGTAAGAAATGTTG GAAGGACTGTCCTGGGTCATCGtactaaaaagtttttttctgatgAGGAACAAAACGAAAATACAagtttattatcatcatctcaaGACCAGATTTCTGTTGCTTCTATACCATCTTCACCCTTGGGTCACTATCAAGGTTTTGGTCACACTGTTACACCACAGACTACACCTACCAGCGGTTCTAAGATGCCTGACGAAACCTACAATACTGTCACAGGAGGAAATGAAGAGCCTTCACCTAGGTATAAGTCTGTGGCCTCCTGA